Proteins encoded by one window of Crassostrea angulata isolate pt1a10 chromosome 9, ASM2561291v2, whole genome shotgun sequence:
- the LOC128163841 gene encoding probable N-acetylgalactosaminyltransferase 9 isoform X2: MPRLCGRRKRLDWKILTVLALVFVTSYFYYNFSKVSVNDEEILHLRNKRFMKYREKEGKREGLGEKGRAVTLQGEEKALADSLFKKEAFNIIASDKIALDRSIPDVRDSRCREVKYPKELPTASVIIIFHNEAWSPLLRTAHSVVNRSPPQYLHEVILLDDFSDRPELGSKLHDYVAKTWPDGIVKIIRTKERSGLIRARLAGAKAATGDVLIFLDSHCESNTGWLEPILSRIKEFPNSVVCPIVDAIDADTLEYSKNGGYQVGGFSWSLHFTWRDVPSRDLVHRKYTDPVGSPTMAGGLFAADRKFFFEIGAYDPGMDVWGGENLEISFRTWMCGGKLEFIPCSRVGHIFRASHPYTFPGNKDTHGINSMRLAEVWMDEYKRLFYTHRKDLLGQDYGDISERVELRKRLNCKSFKWFLDNVYPEKFIPDENVHAWGMVRNPPSNLCLDTLQKDEKTVFDMGIYSCQNGASANEVFSLSINDELRREEACLTVVSEGGRVPLESCTGAANQKWKHDKDKLIITGTTSGGQVLCLDKKNEKNNGHVYTEKCNGKESQKWTFEHYLDNV; encoded by the exons ATGCCACGTTTATGTGGTAGAAGAAAACGGCTTGACTGGAAAATCCTGACAGTGCTGGCACTGGTGTTTGTCACTTCTTACTTTTATTACAATTTCTCCAAAGTTTCCGTGAATGATGAAGAAATACTGCATCTCCGGAATAAACGATTTATGAAATACCGTGAGAAGGAGGGCAAACGCGAAGGCCTCGGCGAGAAAGGGAGAGCCGTGACGTTACAGGGAGAGGAAAAAGCATTGGCGGATTCTCTGTTTAAAAAGGAGGCCTTCAACATCATAGCCAGTGATAAAATAGCGCTGGACCGCTCCATACCAGACGTTAGAGATTCCAG ATGTCGAGAAGTGAAATACCCAAAAGAACTGCCTACTGCCAGTGTGATCATCATATTTCATAACGAGGCTTGGTCGCCACTTCTTAGAACCGCTCACAGTGTGGTCAACCGCTCACCACCGCAATATCTCCATGAGGTCATTCTACTGGACGATTTCTCAGACCGCC CGGAGCTTGGCAGCAAACTCCACGATTACGTCGCCAAGACGTGGCCGGATGGTATTGTGAAAATCATCCGTACAAAGGAGCGCAGCGGATTAATCAGAGCAAGATTAGCAGGAGCCAAGGCAGCGACGGGAGACGTTCTGATATTTCTGGACTCCCATTGTGAGTCCAACACTGGCTG GCTGGAGCCAATTTTGTCTCGGATCAAGGAATTTCCCAACAGTGTGGTTTGTCCGATTGTGGACGCCATTGATGCTGACACTCTCGAATATTCCAAAAACGGGGGGTACCAGGTTGGGGGATTCTCCTGGAGTCTCCATTTTACATGGAGGGATGTTCCATCAAGGGACTTAGTTCACAGGAAGTACACAGATCCTGTGGG ATCACCAACAATGGCGGGAGGGCTTTTCGCTGCAGAcagaaaattcttttttgaaattGGAGCTTATGACCCTGGGATGGACGTTTGGGGTGGAGAAAACCTGGAGATTTCCTTCAGA ACCTGGATGTGTGGGGGCAAGCTGGAGTTTATCCCCTGCTCTCGTGTTGGACACATCTTTAGGGCCAGTCATCCATACACTTTCCCAG GCAATAAAGACACACATGGAATTAACTCGATGCGCTTGGCTGAAGTTTGGATGGATGAGTACAAGAGATTATTCTATACCCACAGGAAGGACCTACTG GGCCAGGATTACGGGGACATATCTGAGCGTGTGGAGCTCAGAAAGAGGCTCAACTGTAAGAGCTTCAAGTGGTTCCTGGATAATGTGTACCCAGAGAAATTCATTCCTGATGAGAATGTTCATGCCTGGGGGATG GTCCGAAATCCTCCCAGCAACCTGTGCCTTGACACACTTCAGAAGGATGAGAAGACGGTGTTTGATATGGGAATCTACAGCTGTCAAAACGGAGCCAGTGCTAATGAG GTGTTTTCTCTGAGCATTAATGATGAACTCAGACGTGAGGAGGCATGTCTCACGGTGGTTTCAGAGGGAGGTCGTGTCCCCCTGGAGTCCTGTACTGGGGCAGCCAATCAAAAGTGGAAACACGATAAG GACAAGCTGATAATTACGGGTACAACCTCGGGAGGACAGGTCCTCTGTCTCGACAAGAAGAACGAGAAGAACAATGGGCATGTGTACACAGAGAAATGTAATGGCAAGGAGTCCCAGAAGTGGACGTTCGAGCACTACCTGGATAATGTCTAG
- the LOC128163841 gene encoding probable N-acetylgalactosaminyltransferase 9 isoform X1, producing MPRLCGRRKRLDWKILTVLALVFVTSYFYYNFSKVSVNDEEILHLRNKRFMKYREKEGKREGLGEKGRAVTLQGEEKALADSLFKKEAFNIIASDKIALDRSIPDVRDSRCREVKYPKELPTASVIIIFHNEAWSPLLRTAHSVVNRSPPQYLHEVILLDDFSDRPELGSKLHDYVAKTWPDGIVKIIRTKERSGLIRARLAGAKAATGDVLIFLDSHCESNTGWLEPMLARIKEDRTAVLCPEIDLIDKNTLQYGGTGSFSVGGFWWSLHFSWRPIPEHEQKRRSSGIAPIRSPTMAGGLFAADRKFFFEIGAYDPGMDVWGGENLEISFRTWMCGGKLEFIPCSRVGHIFRASHPYTFPGNKDTHGINSMRLAEVWMDEYKRLFYTHRKDLLGQDYGDISERVELRKRLNCKSFKWFLDNVYPEKFIPDENVHAWGMVRNPPSNLCLDTLQKDEKTVFDMGIYSCQNGASANEVFSLSINDELRREEACLTVVSEGGRVPLESCTGAANQKWKHDKDKLIITGTTSGGQVLCLDKKNEKNNGHVYTEKCNGKESQKWTFEHYLDNV from the exons ATGCCACGTTTATGTGGTAGAAGAAAACGGCTTGACTGGAAAATCCTGACAGTGCTGGCACTGGTGTTTGTCACTTCTTACTTTTATTACAATTTCTCCAAAGTTTCCGTGAATGATGAAGAAATACTGCATCTCCGGAATAAACGATTTATGAAATACCGTGAGAAGGAGGGCAAACGCGAAGGCCTCGGCGAGAAAGGGAGAGCCGTGACGTTACAGGGAGAGGAAAAAGCATTGGCGGATTCTCTGTTTAAAAAGGAGGCCTTCAACATCATAGCCAGTGATAAAATAGCGCTGGACCGCTCCATACCAGACGTTAGAGATTCCAG ATGTCGAGAAGTGAAATACCCAAAAGAACTGCCTACTGCCAGTGTGATCATCATATTTCATAACGAGGCTTGGTCGCCACTTCTTAGAACCGCTCACAGTGTGGTCAACCGCTCACCACCGCAATATCTCCATGAGGTCATTCTACTGGACGATTTCTCAGACCGCC CGGAGCTTGGCAGCAAACTCCACGATTACGTCGCCAAGACGTGGCCGGATGGTATTGTGAAAATCATCCGTACAAAGGAGCGCAGCGGATTAATCAGAGCAAGATTAGCAGGAGCCAAGGCAGCGACGGGAGACGTTCTGATATTTCTGGACTCCCATTGTGAGTCCAACACTGGCTG GTTGGAGCCAATGCTAGCTCGAATCAAAGAAGACAGGACGGCCGTTCTGTGTCCGGAGATCGACCTGATCGACAAGAACACACTGCAGTACGGCGGCACCGGCTCGTTCTCTGTCGGTGGTTTCTGGTGGTCCCTTCACTTTTCATGGCGTCCAATTCCTGAGCATGAACAGAAGAGGCGGTCGTCAGGCATAGCACCGATTAG ATCACCAACAATGGCGGGAGGGCTTTTCGCTGCAGAcagaaaattcttttttgaaattGGAGCTTATGACCCTGGGATGGACGTTTGGGGTGGAGAAAACCTGGAGATTTCCTTCAGA ACCTGGATGTGTGGGGGCAAGCTGGAGTTTATCCCCTGCTCTCGTGTTGGACACATCTTTAGGGCCAGTCATCCATACACTTTCCCAG GCAATAAAGACACACATGGAATTAACTCGATGCGCTTGGCTGAAGTTTGGATGGATGAGTACAAGAGATTATTCTATACCCACAGGAAGGACCTACTG GGCCAGGATTACGGGGACATATCTGAGCGTGTGGAGCTCAGAAAGAGGCTCAACTGTAAGAGCTTCAAGTGGTTCCTGGATAATGTGTACCCAGAGAAATTCATTCCTGATGAGAATGTTCATGCCTGGGGGATG GTCCGAAATCCTCCCAGCAACCTGTGCCTTGACACACTTCAGAAGGATGAGAAGACGGTGTTTGATATGGGAATCTACAGCTGTCAAAACGGAGCCAGTGCTAATGAG GTGTTTTCTCTGAGCATTAATGATGAACTCAGACGTGAGGAGGCATGTCTCACGGTGGTTTCAGAGGGAGGTCGTGTCCCCCTGGAGTCCTGTACTGGGGCAGCCAATCAAAAGTGGAAACACGATAAG GACAAGCTGATAATTACGGGTACAACCTCGGGAGGACAGGTCCTCTGTCTCGACAAGAAGAACGAGAAGAACAATGGGCATGTGTACACAGAGAAATGTAATGGCAAGGAGTCCCAGAAGTGGACGTTCGAGCACTACCTGGATAATGTCTAG